Proteins encoded in a region of the Misgurnus anguillicaudatus chromosome 9, ASM2758022v2, whole genome shotgun sequence genome:
- the LOC129423361 gene encoding uncharacterized protein, which produces MFCGDSRDRSGQGTVSSEEKDRCCSGAYPPTSHKHFTLSKFNKVFTVTPKNVAKQNPPKNVAKHISRTYYATLGCHQTPKGGERAKLCPNANCSRMRNTDHELFPNSATRGRQYITNEPLARMHTVPLGIKDNTVRVQTAVCLLPPAVQGNNSFSGTGKFRTRFTGGNYLSFGEKSDTSGSERAKPQWILLEVFSSPEERDASSPTHIRSEGIKQIPKAVQVQNAHSFHTPETVAPRRLVHVHRPEGRVFSHKYISTPQEIPKVCIPGGGIRVLGSPLRTLSQPKSVCQMYRSGFNPAKRERHSSRYVHRRLAGSGSIGTERERTHTDAGGASTETGLEIEHRKECFNSHAVNNIFGSVTGLSRVQGAAVRGESGKIHSMSGHVSEGKQCSLSYMPKIIRTDGLVINSHSVRQTIYEGIPALGCVTKTRPLTTLSEESEGYVRSGAGTAPVEAPILSDQRDANGGHSVQKGHNDGRVAVRLGGHSRGQISEREMGPTSIQSPHKLSGNAGRLSVTETFSPIFKGASCPREDGQYHSGGIHKPSGRSQITPPTHVGTQTDFMGQCQPLISESDACTGGNEPGCRSAFQGQSSVRGLGTEQGSGRSDLAQIWHSDSGPVRVLGQCAVPSVFLHKRSERTSGDRCVSARMAPHSPLCVSSDSINTPCSRQSEDGRVEIDINSSALAGEVLAGGDHTYAIRRAVVSSDTKRSAVTGRGRDFSSTPGTPGTMGVASEWFILNATGLPDSVIRTIQNARASSTRSLYDCKWGVFERWCADKHEIPFQCSVAVILSFLQNLIDQRKAFSTIKVFLAAISACHIGFDGKTVGQHPLVCRFMKGARRALPVSRPLSPSWDLELVLDSLSAAPFEPLDKADLKVLSFKTALLLALASAKRVSEIHALSVHSACMQFMQGDVGVALKPNPAFMPKVINAIAPLELRAFYPPPFASVEQQKLNSLCPVRALRMYVSRTEGFRQSDQLFVSWAKPRSGQPITKQRLSHWIVDAISLAYSSKGLTAPSGLRAHSTRGMSTSWALFKGVTIQDICDAASWSSPHTFARFYKLDVTAQTLAHAVLSVGS; this is translated from the coding sequence ATGTTCTGCGGGGACAGCAGAGACCGTTCGGGTCAGGGGACAGTCAGCAGTGAAGAGAAAGATAGATGCTGTAGTGGTGCATACCCACCCACTAGTCACAAGCACTTTACACTGTCAAAGTTCAATAAAGTTTTCACTGTTACCCCAAAAAATGTTGCAAAACAAAATCCCCCAAAAAATGTTGCAAAACATATCAGCAGAACATATTACGCCACCTTGGGGTGTCACCAGACCCCTAAGGGGGGCGAAAGAGCTAAACTCTGTCCAAACGCAAACTGTTCACGCATGCGCAATACAGATCATGAACTCTTCCCCAATTCGGCCACAAGAGGGCGCCAGTACATCACAAATGAGCCACTGGCGAGAATGCACACAGTCCCGCTGGGTATTAAGGACAATACAGTTCGGGTACAGACTGCAGTTTGCCTCTTGCCCCCCGCAGTTCAAGGGAATAATTCATTCTCGGGTACGGGGAAATTTAGAACACGTTTTACAGGAGGAAATTATCTCTCTTTTGGAGAAAAGAGCGATACGAGTGGTTCCGAGAGAGCAAAGCCACAGTGGATTTTACTCGAGGTATTTTCTAGTCCCGAAGAAAGGGACGCGAGCTCTCCGACCCATATTAGATCTGAGGGCATTAAACAAATACCTAAGGCGGTACAAGTTCAGAATGCTCACTCATTCCACACTCCTGAAACTGTTGCGCCCAGGCGATTGGTTCACGtccatcgacctgaaggacgcgtattTTCACATAAATATATATCCACCCCACAGGAAATTCCTAAGGTTTGCATTCCAGGGGGTGGCATACGAGTACTTGGTTCTCCCCTTCGGACTCTCTCTCAGCCCAAGAGTGTTTGTCAAATGTACAGAAGCGGCTTTAACCCCGCTAAGAGAGAAAGGCATTCGTCTCGTTACGTACATAGACGACTGGCTGGTAGCGGCTCAATCGGAACAGAGCGCGAGAGAACACACACGGATGCTGGTGGAGCATCTACAGAAACTGGGCTTGAAATTGAACACCGAAAAGAGTGTTTTAATTCCCACGCAGTCAATAACATATTTGGGTCTGTTACTGGACTCAGTCGCGTTCAGGGCGCGGCTGTCAGAGGAGAGAGTGGGAAAATTCATTCAATGTCTGGCCATGTTTCGGAGGGAAAACAATGTTCCCTTTCGTACATGCCTAAGATTATTAGGACTGATGGCCTCGTCATTAATAGTCATTCCGTTAGGCAGACTATTTATGAGGGAATTCCAGCGCTGGGGTGCGTCACTAAGACTAGACCCCTTACGACACTCTCGGAGGAGAGTGAGGGTTACGTCAGAAGCGGTGCTGGCACTGCGCCAGTGGAGGCACCCATCCTTTCTGACCAGAGGGACGCAAATGGGGGTCATTCAGTCCAGAAAGGTCATAACGACGGACGCGTCGCTGTCCGGTTGGGGGGGCATTCACGAGGGCAGATCAGTGAGCGGGAGATGGGGCCGACATCTATCCAATCTCCACATAAATTATCTGGAAATGCTGGCCGTCTTTCTGTCACTGAGACATTTTCTCCCATTTTTAAAGGGGCATCATGTCCTCGTGAGGACGGACAATACCACAGTGGTGGCATACATAAACCGTCAGGGAGGTCTCAGATCACTCCCCCTACACACGTTGGCACGCAGACTGATTTTATGGGCCAGTGCCAACCTCTTATCTCTGAGAGCGACGCATGTACCGGGGGTAACGAACCGGGGTGCAGATCTGCTTTCCAGGGGCAATCCTCTGTACGGGGATTGGGAACTGAACAGGGAAGTGGTCGATCAGATCTGGCACAGATATGGCACAGCGACAGTGGACCTGTTCGCGTCCTGGGACAATGCGCAGTGCCCTCGGTTTTTCTCCATAAAAGATCGGAACGCACCTCTGGGGATAGATGCGTTAGCGCACGAATGGCCCCGCACTCTCCTTTATGCGTTTCCTCCGATAGCATTAATACCCCCTGTTCTCGACAGAGTGAGGATGGAAGGGTTGAGATTGATATTAATAGCTCCGCGCTGGCCGGGGAAGTGTTGGCTGGCGGAGATCATACATATGCTATACGAAGAGCCGTGGTCTCTTCCGATACGAAGAGATCTGCTGTCACAGGCAGGGGGAGAGATTTTTCATCCACACCCGGAACGCCTGGCACTATGGGCGTGGCCAGTGAGTGGTTCATCTTGAATGCAACAGGTTTGCCCGACAGCGTTATCAGGACCATACAAAATGCTAGAGCATCCTCTACTAGATCTTTGTATGACTGTAAATGGGGTGTGTTTGAGCGATGGTGCGCAGATAAGCACGAAATTCCCTTTCAGTGCTCAGTGGCAGTAATACTATCATTTCTCCAGAATTTGATAGATCAGAGGAAGGCATTCTCTACGATAAAAGTGTTCTTAGCTGCCATATCAGCATGTCACATAGGATTTGATGGCAAGACTGTTGGACAACATCCTCTAGTATGCCGTTTTATGAAGGGCGCGCGCCGCGCGTTGCCTGTTTCAAGACCGCTTTCTCCCTCATGGGATTTAGAACTGGTACTGGATTCCCTTTCGGCAGCCCCTTTCGAACCGCTAGACAAAGCTGATCTTAAGGTGTTATCGTTTAAAACAGCGCTGCTGTTGGCTCTGGCTTCAGCGAAGCGTGTGAGTGAGATTCACGCACTTTCTGTGCATTCTGCATGTATGCAATTTATGCAGGGGGATGTGGGGGTTGCGTTGAAACCAAACCCTGCATTCATGCCTAAAGTTATTAATGCTATTGCTCCTCTTGAGTTAAGAGCATTTTATCCCCCGCCATTTGCTTCAGTAGAACAGCAGAAATTAAATTCCTTATGCCCGGTGCGCGCGCTGCGTATGTACGTGAGCAGGACCGAAGGGTTCAGACAGAGTGATCAGCTGTTTGTTTCTTGGGCTAAACCGCGCTCGGGACAACCAATAACAAAACAGCGGTTATCGCACTGGATTGTGGATGCCATTTCACTGGCATATTCCAGTAAGGGGCTTACAGCTCCGTCTGGTTTACGTGCACACTCGACCAGAGGAATGTCGACTTCGTGGGCTCTTTTTAAAGGTGTCACAATACAGGACATTTGTGATGCGGCGAGTTGGTCCTCACCGCACACTTTTGCAAGATTTTATAAGCTAGATGTCACAGCGCAGACACTAGcgcatgctgttttgagtgtaGGATCATGA
- the atp8b1 gene encoding phospholipid-transporting ATPase IC yields the protein MSTRRRADSQDSLEEPNDEVVPYSDDETDDELEDELDQTQDQLPEEPGVEARPAPAAVEPGWSVRANDREYCKRPEFQKKVFLCIKKSKYSGNAIKTYKYNVITFLPLNLYEQFKRAANLYFLCLLILQIIPQISTLPWYTTLVPLVLVLGITAIKDLADDLARHRMDNEINNRKCDVLLNGRFVETKWMNIQVGDVVRLKKNDFIPADILTLSSSNPNSLCYVETAELDGETNLKFKMGLKVTDERLQEENQLANFNAMIMCEEPNNRLDKFVGTMIWESQSYALDLDHMLLRGCKIRNTDVCHGLVIFAGNDTKIMRNGGKTRFKRTTIDKLMNYMVYTIFVLLILICAGLAIGHTYWYESIGMNAWYLYDGLDQTSSYRGFLSFWGYIIILNTMVPISLYVSVEVIRLGQSKFINWDLQMYYAEKDTPAKARTTTLNEQLGQIEYIFSDKTGTLTQNIMAFKKCTITGRSYGEPTNSEGVSLERGKPADFSWNKYADKKFQFHDSFLVTCIRSKKDPQMLEFFKLLSLCHTVMVEQKEDELVYQAASPDEGALVTAARNFGFVFLSRTQDTITISEMGEETSYEVLALLDFNSDRKRMSIILRFPDGKLRLYCKGADTVIYQRLAENSPNKETTQEALDIFANETLRTLCLCYKDISESDYEAWAQKHQTASVSMGNREEALDVVYEEIEKDLMLIGATAIEDKLQDGVPETIAKLAKADIKIWVLTGDKKETAENIGFSCQLLTDDMKLHYGEDVNDQLKERQTRRRNDPQGRNKKIKEPFFTGPDKNALIITGGWLNEILYEKKKKRRRLRLKKLGKRHTNPNKPSDIDQPIDDWEKEKRQEDFVDMACECSAVICCRVTPKQKANVVSLVKRCKRAVTLSIGDGANDVNMIKTADIGVGISGQEGMQAVMSSDYAFAQFRYLERLLLVHGRWSYIRMCKFLGYFFYKNFAFTLVHFWFSFFNGFSSQTAYEDWFITLYNVCYSSLPVLLVGLLDQDVNDKLSLRFPKLYLPGQLGVMFNYKTFFVSLFHGIFTSLIIFFIPYGAFLQTMGQDGEAPSDYQSLAVVAASSLIITVNLQISLNTSYWTFVNFFAVLGSIAIYFGIMFDIHSAGIHVIFPSTFTFTGAASNALRQPYLWLTIILTVGICLLPVVCIQFLYQTIWPSVGDRIQRNRKKFEKEDEEEERKKRKPTFQRGARSRRSAYAFSHSTGYANLITTGRSIRQRPRTRPELRDSIREVPQAENN from the exons ATGCAATCAAGACCTACAAATACAACGTCATCACTTTTCTCCCTCTGAATCTGTACGAGCAGTTTAAAAGAGCGGCCAATCTTTATTTCCTCTGTCTGTTGATCCTTCAG ATCATTCCTCAAATCTCTACTTTACCCTGGTACACCACCCTGGTGCCTTTAGTGTTGGTGTTGGGCATCACTGCCATCAAAGATCTGGCAGATGACctg GCGCGACACAGGATGGACAATGAAATTAACAACAGAAAATGTGATGTGCTGCTCAACGGCAG GTTTGTGGAGACAAAGTGGATGAATATACAAGTAGGCGACGTTGTCCGACTAAAGAAAAATGATTTCATTCCT GCCGACATCTTGACGTTGTCCAGTTCGAACCCAAACAGTCTGTGTTACGTAGAGACGGCAGAACTTGACGG aGAGACGAATCTGAAGTTTAAGATGGGTCTGAAAGTGACGGACGAACGTCTTCAGGAAGAAAATCAGCTGGCAAACTTTAACG CGATGATCATGTGCGAGGAGCCGAACAATCGTCTGGATAAGTTTGTTGGGACGATGATCTGGGAGTCTCAGAGTTACGCACTCGATCTCGATCACATGCTGCTCAGGGGCTGTAAGATTCGTAACACAGACGTGTGCCATGGATTGGTCATATTCGCAG GAAATGACACTAAAATCATGAGGAACGGAGGAAAGACCAGGTTCAAGCGCACCACGATAGACAAGCTCATGAACTACATGGTCTACACA ATCTTTGTGTTGTTGATATTGATTTGCGCCGGTCTGGCCATCGGACACACGTACTGGTACGAGAGCATCGGGATGAATGCCTGGTATCTTTATGATGGCCTAGATCAAACTTCATCTTACAGAGGCTTCCTCAGTTTCTGGGGTTACATCATCATCCTCAACACCATGGTCCCAATCTCTCTTTACGTTAG TGTGGAGGTGATCCGACTTGGTCAGAGTAAATTCATTAACTGGGATCTGCAGATGTACTACGCTGAAAAAGACACGCCGGCCAAAGCCAGAACCACAACCCTGAACGAACAGCTGGGACAGATCGAATACATCTTCTCTGATAAAACCGGAACACTCACTCAGAATATCATGGCCTTTAAGAAGTGCACCATCACTGGACGTTCCTACG ggGAACCCACTAATTCAGAAGGTGTCTCCTTGGAACGTGGAAAG CCTGCGGATTTCAGCTGGAATAAATACGCTGACAAGAAGTTCCAGTTTCACGACAGTTTCCTCGTCACCTGTATTCGCTCAAAGAAAGACCCACAGATGTTGGAGTTCTTCAAACTTCTGTCTCTGTGTCACACTGTCATGGTGGAACAGAAAGAAGATGAG TTGGTCTATCAGGCCGCATCTCCCGATGAGGGCGCTCTGGTCACGGCCGCGCGAAACTTTGGTTTTGTGTTCCTGTCCAGAACCCAGGACACCATCACCATCAGTGAGATGGGTGAGGAAACCAGCTATGAGGTGCTTGCACTGCTCGACTTCAACAGCGACCGCAAACGCATGTCCATCATCC TGAGGTTTCCAGACGGCAAACTCCGTCTGTACTGTAAGGGCGCTGACACGGTGATCTATCAACGGCTTGCTGAAAATAGTCCGAATAAAGAGACGACACAGGAGGCTTTAGAT ATCTTTGCGAATGAGACTTTGCGGACTCTGTGTCTTTGTTATAAAGACATCAGTGAGTCGGATTATGAAGCCTGGGCACAGAAACATCAGACCGCCAGTGTTTCAATGGGCAATCGTGAAGAAGCTCTGGACGTCGTGTATGAAGAGATCGAAAAGGACCTTATG CTGATCGGAGCGACGGCCATCGAAGACAAACTTCAGGACGGAGTGCCAGAGACCATCGCAAAACTGGCCAAGGCTGATATAAAGATCTGGGTTTTGACTGGAGACAAGAAAG AGACGGCTGAGAACATCGGCTTCTCCTGCCAGCTACTGACGGACGACATGAAGCTTCACTATGGAGAAGATGTGAA TGATCAACTAAAAGAAAGACAGACCAGAAGACGCAACGACCCGCAAGGAAGGAACAAGAAGATAAAGGAACCGTTTTTCACAGGACCTGACAAGAACGCTCTCATCATCACTGGAGGCTGGCTG AATGAAATACTCTatgagaagaagaagaaacgtCGCCGTCTGCGCCTAAAGAAGCTCGGCAAACGACACACGAATCCCAACAAGCCTTCGGACATCGACCAGCCCATCGACGACTGGGAGAAAGAGAAACGTCAGGAAGATTTCGTGGATATGGCGTGTGAATGTAGCGCGGTGATCTGTTGCAGAGTGACACCCAAACAGAAAGCGAACGTTGTCAGTCTGGTGAAACGCTGCAAGAGGGCTGTGACCTTGTCTATTGGTGATGGAGCTAATGATGTCAACATGATCAAGA CTGCAGACATTGGTGTGGGAATAAGCGGTCAGGAGGGGATGCAGGCTGTGATGTCCAGCGATTACGCTTTCGCTCAGTTTCGTTATCTGGAGCGTCTTCTGCTGGTTCACGGACGCTGGTCCTACATCCGCATGTGCAAGTTCCTCGGCTACTTCTTCTACAAAAACTTCGCCTTCACCCTGGTGCACTTCTGGTTCTCTTTCTTCAATGGATTTTCCTCACAG ACGGCGTATGAAGACTGGTTCATCACCCTGTATAACGTTTGCTACAGCAGTCTGCCCGTTCTCCTTGTCGGCCTTCTGGATCAG GATGTGAATGATAAACTGAGTTTACGCTTCCCGAAGCTTTACCTTCCGGGCCAGCTAGGGGTGATGTTCAACTACAAGACTTTCTTCGTCAGTTTGTTTCACGGCATCTTCACATCCCTCATCATCTTCTTCATCCCGTACGGTGCGTTCCTGCAGACTATGGGACAGGATGGTGAGGCGCCGTCAGACTATCAATCGTTAGCTGTGGTCGCAGCTTCATCCCTCATCATCACCGTCAACCTTCAGATCTC TTTGAATACCTCCTACTGGACCTTTGTGAACTTTTTCGCTGTTCTCGGCAGTATAGCAATATACTTCGGGATCATGTTTGACATCCACAGTGCAGGAATTCACGTCATTTTCCCATCAACATTCACTTTTACAG GTGCCGCATCTAACGCTCTCAGACAGCCGTATCTGTGGCTTACCATCATTCTGACCGTGGGAATCTGTCTCCTTCCTGTCGTCTGCATCCAGTTCCTCTATCAAACCATTTGGCCATCTGTTGGAGACAGG attcagagaaacaggaaaaaGTTTGAAAAGGAAGACGAAGAGGAGGAGAGAAAGAAGAGGAAGCCAACATTCCAGCGCGGCGCACGTTCTCGCCGCTCCGCGTACGCTTTCTCACACTCCACCGGTTACGCCAACCTCATCACGACGGGTCGCAGTATACGTCAGCGGCCGCGCACTCGCCCTGAACTCAGAGACAGCATACGAGAGGTCCCTCAGGCCGaaaacaactaa